One part of the Clostridium thermosuccinogenes genome encodes these proteins:
- the cysS gene encoding cysteine--tRNA ligase, whose product MVLWIEIVNTLGVGWQSFGAMQFTLVAVYAGGAFAFIYYNNVRKVMHMKIYNTLTRRKEELKPITDNELRIYSCGPTVYNYAHIGNLRTYVFMDILRRVLKYNGFKLKHVMNITDVGHLVSDADEGEDKMMKTAKEQQKSPWEIAEYYTGVFFRDIAALNIEKPEIIAKATEHIDEMIEFVQGLVEKGYGYETSDGIYFDISKLPDYGKLSGIDLEGQMAGARVEVNDEKRHPADFALWKKAPKEHIMQWPSPWGMGYPGWHIECSAMGRKYLGDTFDIHTGGVDHIPVHHENEIAQSEALLGHPAVKYWMHGEFLLVDNGKMSKSLGNTYTIEDLKARGLNPLAFRYLCLNAHYRNKLNFTWDAIQSAQVSLDRLLEGALAHKNGTASVDAELIAKFRQDFEEAINDDLNIPRALGIVWNVVRYHEKSKDLFDLLVLMDSILGLNIDKVQPKEEKQEEIDPEIEELIRQRQQARKEKNWKLADEIRDKLKEMGILLKDTPEGVKWEKI is encoded by the coding sequence ATGGTGTTATGGATTGAAATTGTTAACACTTTGGGTGTAGGTTGGCAGAGCTTTGGAGCCATGCAGTTTACCCTTGTGGCAGTTTACGCCGGTGGAGCTTTTGCGTTTATATATTATAACAATGTACGGAAGGTGATGCATATGAAAATATATAATACCCTTACCAGACGCAAGGAAGAATTGAAACCAATTACAGACAACGAGCTGAGGATATATTCATGCGGTCCTACGGTTTATAACTATGCCCATATAGGAAATCTCAGGACTTATGTTTTTATGGACATTTTAAGGAGAGTATTGAAATATAACGGATTCAAGCTAAAGCATGTGATGAACATAACCGATGTAGGACATCTGGTATCCGATGCCGATGAGGGCGAAGACAAGATGATGAAGACGGCAAAAGAGCAGCAAAAATCGCCTTGGGAGATTGCGGAATACTATACCGGCGTTTTTTTCAGAGATATAGCTGCTCTGAATATTGAAAAGCCTGAGATTATTGCAAAAGCCACAGAGCATATTGATGAAATGATTGAGTTTGTGCAGGGCCTGGTGGAAAAGGGCTATGGTTATGAGACCAGTGACGGGATATATTTCGATATTTCAAAGCTCCCGGACTACGGAAAACTGTCGGGCATTGACCTGGAGGGCCAAATGGCCGGCGCCAGGGTGGAGGTTAATGATGAAAAAAGGCACCCGGCGGATTTTGCACTGTGGAAGAAGGCACCGAAGGAGCACATCATGCAGTGGCCAAGCCCATGGGGCATGGGATATCCGGGATGGCACATAGAATGCTCCGCCATGGGCAGAAAGTATCTGGGGGATACTTTTGACATACATACCGGAGGTGTCGACCATATACCGGTACATCATGAAAATGAAATCGCCCAGTCGGAAGCCCTGCTGGGACATCCGGCGGTGAAATATTGGATGCATGGGGAATTCCTGCTGGTGGACAATGGCAAAATGTCCAAAAGCCTCGGGAATACTTATACAATAGAAGACTTAAAGGCCAGGGGATTAAACCCTCTTGCTTTCAGATACTTGTGCCTGAATGCCCATTACAGGAACAAGCTGAATTTCACATGGGATGCGATACAATCGGCCCAGGTATCCCTGGACAGGCTGCTTGAAGGAGCTCTTGCCCACAAAAATGGCACGGCTTCTGTTGATGCGGAGCTGATCGCAAAATTCCGCCAGGACTTTGAAGAGGCGATAAATGACGACCTGAATATACCCAGAGCCCTTGGTATTGTATGGAATGTAGTGCGGTACCATGAAAAATCCAAGGATTTGTTTGATCTCCTCGTGCTTATGGATTCGATACTGGGACTGAATATAGATAAGGTGCAGCCCAAAGAGGAAAAGCAGGAAGAAATCGATCCAGAAATCGAGGAATTGATACGGCAAAGGCAGCAGGCCAGAAAGGAAAAGAACTGGAAGCTGGCTGATGAGATCCGGGACAAGCTTAAAGAAATGGGAATACTGCTTAAGGATACCCCGGAAGGTGTTAAGTGGGAGAAGATATAA
- the sigH gene encoding RNA polymerase sporulation sigma factor SigH — protein MNSNTRIGVVGSYSTMLDEEIIEEAQAGDIGALEYLINKYKGFVRAKARTYFLIGADREDIIQEGMIGLFKAIRDYREDKLSSFRAFAEICITRQIITAIKTATRQKHIPLNSYVSLNKPIFDEESDRTLMDVISEESITDPEEMIINREEFAGIEDKMGEILSDLEWEVLSLYLQGKSYQEIAEELDRHVKSIDNALQRVKRKLEKYLEGEK, from the coding sequence TTGAATTCGAATACACGTATAGGTGTAGTTGGATCTTACAGTACTATGCTTGATGAAGAAATCATAGAAGAAGCACAGGCTGGTGACATTGGAGCCCTTGAATATTTAATCAACAAGTATAAGGGCTTTGTACGTGCCAAGGCTAGAACCTATTTCCTTATTGGCGCTGACAGGGAGGATATTATCCAGGAAGGAATGATAGGACTTTTTAAGGCAATAAGGGATTATAGAGAGGACAAGCTGTCATCATTTCGCGCCTTTGCAGAGATTTGCATTACGCGTCAGATTATTACCGCAATAAAGACGGCCACCAGGCAAAAGCACATTCCTCTGAATTCCTATGTTTCTTTGAACAAGCCTATCTTTGATGAAGAATCCGACCGCACGCTTATGGACGTAATAAGTGAAGAAAGCATAACCGATCCGGAAGAGATGATAATAAACCGTGAGGAATTTGCAGGTATTGAAGATAAAATGGGTGAAATTCTCAGCGATCTCGAATGGGAGGTTTTGTCCTTGTATTTGCAAGGCAAGTCCTATCAGGAGATAGCCGAAGAATTGGACAGGCATGTAAAATCGATTGACAACGCCCTACAGCGAGTAAAACGGAAGTTGGAGAAATATCTCGAAGGAGAAAAGTGA
- the epsC gene encoding serine O-acetyltransferase EpsC, with product MLKSLLNDARSIAERDPAAKSTIEVILLYPGFHAIFFHRIAHWLYKRKRFFLARLVSQISRFITGIEIHPGAVIGNGLFIDHGMGVVIGETAEIGDNCTIYHGVTLGGTGKDKGKRHPTIGNNVLIGAGAKILGPFTVGDNAMIGAGSVVMEEVEPNATVTGPKARLVKRNGKRVAPSMDLDQIHYPDPLAQEMCKLMLRVEHLEAQLKIEKEKDKQTDQK from the coding sequence ATGCTAAAAAGTTTGTTGAACGATGCCAGGTCTATCGCAGAAAGGGATCCGGCGGCTAAGAGCACCATTGAAGTGATATTGTTGTACCCTGGTTTTCATGCTATTTTTTTCCATAGGATTGCCCACTGGCTTTACAAGAGGAAGAGGTTTTTCCTGGCAAGGCTTGTATCCCAGATTAGCAGGTTTATAACCGGGATTGAAATACATCCGGGGGCTGTTATCGGAAACGGCTTGTTTATAGACCACGGAATGGGAGTGGTAATAGGTGAAACGGCTGAGATAGGCGATAACTGCACTATCTACCATGGTGTTACTCTTGGTGGAACAGGGAAGGATAAGGGAAAGAGACATCCCACCATAGGAAATAACGTGCTGATAGGTGCCGGTGCAAAAATTCTCGGGCCTTTCACTGTAGGAGACAACGCCATGATCGGTGCCGGTTCGGTTGTTATGGAAGAGGTGGAGCCCAACGCCACTGTTACAGGGCCAAAAGCCAGACTTGTCAAACGAAATGGCAAGAGGGTGGCTCCTTCCATGGATCTCGACCAGATACACTATCCGGACCCGCTGGCTCAGGAGATGTGCAAGCTGATGTTGAGGGTTGAACATCTTGAGGCCCAGCTGAAAATTGAGAAGGAAAAAGACAAACAGACCGATCAGAAATGA
- the tnpC gene encoding IS66 family transposase, protein MQKINFTGLTPEQIEYVSTLEKIVENQQIRINQLTELLIKSQKALYGQSSEKRRYVLGEDNDQISLFNEAEVEANNKAEEPTVQTIVAAHTRKPKRTKEELAQTVPVVEVVCDLDEDKRSCGICQADLRYLGKEHVRDELEIIPAQVRVLRYIRFNYVCTVCEKETGDANIVKAPVPAPVMKRSLASASTVAYVMYQKYANGMPLYRQEKDWANQGVTLSRATLANWIIRPSHEWLEPMYNAIHKHLISEPLIHADETVLQVLKEPGRKATTESRMWVYTSGRSPTPAVLFEYQPTRSGQHARRFLEGFSGYLQTDGYSGYNAVPDVIHCGCWAHLQRKFEEAIPQGADTKTSKAAIGYDYCNRLFAMDKKWEELSAERRYEERLKNMKPLLDEFWEWVQQLNPLPNSNLGKAITYALNQKESLNRFLLDGRIELSNNRAENAIRPYVTGRKNWLFADTTRGAKASAIVYSMIETAKANQLNPYMYLVHLLTNLPSLKELTHESLTPYLPWSPELPSWCRNDSYKAP, encoded by the coding sequence ATGCAAAAGATAAATTTTACAGGGCTTACGCCAGAACAAATTGAATATGTTTCCACTCTGGAAAAAATAGTGGAAAACCAGCAAATCCGTATCAACCAGCTTACAGAGCTTCTTATCAAATCCCAAAAAGCTCTATACGGCCAATCCAGCGAAAAGCGTCGTTATGTTTTAGGAGAAGACAACGATCAAATCTCACTTTTCAACGAAGCAGAGGTCGAAGCGAACAACAAAGCAGAAGAACCTACCGTACAGACAATTGTGGCTGCCCATACCAGAAAACCTAAAAGAACAAAGGAAGAACTGGCACAGACAGTTCCTGTAGTGGAGGTTGTTTGTGACCTTGACGAGGACAAGCGCTCTTGCGGTATTTGCCAGGCTGACCTTAGATATCTGGGCAAGGAGCATGTCAGGGATGAACTTGAGATTATCCCTGCCCAAGTAAGAGTATTGAGATACATTCGTTTTAATTATGTGTGTACCGTCTGCGAGAAGGAAACCGGAGATGCCAACATTGTCAAAGCGCCGGTTCCAGCCCCGGTCATGAAACGCAGCCTTGCTTCTGCCTCAACAGTTGCTTATGTTATGTATCAGAAATATGCCAACGGAATGCCTTTATACCGGCAGGAGAAAGACTGGGCAAATCAGGGGGTGACACTTTCCAGAGCCACCCTGGCAAACTGGATCATACGTCCAAGCCATGAATGGCTTGAACCAATGTACAATGCCATTCATAAGCACTTGATTTCCGAACCCCTGATTCATGCAGACGAAACTGTACTGCAGGTATTAAAAGAACCGGGACGGAAAGCAACGACAGAATCGCGGATGTGGGTCTACACTTCCGGGCGAAGTCCAACCCCGGCTGTTTTATTTGAATACCAACCGACACGATCCGGCCAGCATGCCCGAAGATTTCTTGAGGGTTTTTCGGGTTACCTTCAGACAGATGGCTATAGTGGCTACAATGCAGTGCCTGATGTTATACATTGTGGATGTTGGGCTCATTTACAACGCAAATTCGAAGAAGCAATTCCCCAGGGGGCTGACACTAAGACTTCCAAGGCGGCTATCGGATATGATTATTGTAACCGTCTGTTTGCCATGGACAAGAAATGGGAGGAACTATCCGCTGAAAGGCGGTATGAAGAACGACTTAAAAATATGAAACCCCTTCTTGATGAGTTCTGGGAATGGGTGCAACAACTAAATCCGCTGCCAAACTCCAATCTGGGGAAAGCGATCACATATGCATTGAATCAAAAGGAATCATTGAATCGTTTCCTGTTGGATGGACGAATCGAGCTTTCCAACAATCGAGCCGAAAATGCCATTCGTCCGTATGTCACAGGCAGGAAGAACTGGCTGTTTGCCGACACAACTCGCGGAGCCAAGGCCAGTGCTATTGTCTACAGCATGATAGAAACTGCCAAAGCAAATCAACTTAATCCATATATGTATTTGGTGCATCTACTGACAAATTTACCAAGCTTAAAGGAATTGACGCATGAATCTCTGACACCTTATCTACCGTGGTCACCTGAACTACCCTCCTGGTGCCGTAATGATTCATACAAGGCACCCTAA
- a CDS encoding CHC2 zinc finger domain-containing protein: MYNLEELKSIPVVEVAEKLGINVKKNKAMCFNNHDKKTPSLSFNTRKNYWHCFGCNEGGNSIQLVQKVFACDFIDACYWLSKEFNIPFGSEKNKKLILKTKKLVQRHKSIAEKDNINKPDIEVYEWLVNSCSLGTRAYKYLMNERKFNNEVIQHFNIKSIENPTNVFLNAKSVWGIDRLLKCGLAKISDKDIPVFIWTSSVILFPFYNLDNRIEYLQGRQVGDREPKYINLNGINTHIYNFNVLNQIGKNDFIYICEGIPDVLSAYQMGIHAVGILGANNFNEEWANYFTDYKIRIIPDSDISGNEFAIVVEKAFRKIGKPVQIIKLKGVKDLTEYRVSRCK, from the coding sequence ATGTATAATCTTGAAGAACTAAAAAGTATTCCAGTGGTGGAAGTTGCAGAAAAACTGGGGATAAATGTTAAGAAAAACAAAGCTATGTGCTTTAATAATCATGATAAAAAAACTCCTAGTCTAAGTTTTAATACCAGAAAGAACTATTGGCACTGTTTTGGATGTAATGAAGGTGGTAATTCAATTCAACTTGTACAAAAAGTATTTGCATGTGATTTTATTGATGCTTGCTATTGGCTATCAAAGGAATTTAATATACCGTTTGGTTCAGAAAAAAATAAAAAATTAATACTAAAGACGAAAAAACTCGTTCAAAGACATAAAAGTATAGCTGAAAAAGATAACATAAATAAGCCTGATATTGAAGTATATGAATGGCTTGTAAATTCTTGTTCTCTAGGTACGCGTGCTTACAAATACCTTATGAATGAAAGGAAATTTAACAATGAAGTTATTCAACACTTTAATATTAAATCCATAGAAAACCCTACTAATGTGTTTCTTAATGCAAAATCAGTATGGGGAATTGATAGACTTTTAAAATGTGGTCTTGCAAAAATATCTGATAAAGATATTCCGGTATTTATTTGGACAAGTTCAGTTATTTTATTTCCGTTTTATAACTTAGATAACAGAATTGAATACCTCCAAGGAAGACAAGTAGGTGATAGAGAGCCTAAATATATTAACCTAAATGGTATCAATACACACATTTATAACTTTAATGTACTGAATCAGATTGGTAAGAATGATTTTATATATATATGCGAGGGTATTCCAGATGTCCTTTCTGCTTATCAAATGGGTATACATGCAGTTGGTATTTTGGGCGCAAATAACTTTAATGAAGAATGGGCGAATTATTTTACTGATTATAAAATTAGGATAATTCCTGATTCTGATATAAGTGGCAATGAATTTGCAATTGTTGTAGAGAAAGCTTTTCGAAAAATCGGAAAACCTGTTCAAATTATAAAGCTTAAGGGTGTAAAGGACCTTACAGAGTATAGAGTAAGTAGGTGTAAGTAA
- a CDS encoding phage holin family protein, with amino-acid sequence MADQYTEGKSTGFGIAHFIIRLIVSAVVLGITAALTPGFSISGIWSLLLGALVLAALDYAALRLLGVNASPFSRGILGFIMAAVIIYVTQFFVAGFNVTIWGAIIGALVYGIVDAIIPGKSM; translated from the coding sequence ATGGCTGATCAATATACTGAAGGAAAATCCACAGGCTTTGGTATTGCCCATTTTATTATCAGGCTGATAGTAAGCGCAGTTGTTCTCGGTATTACGGCAGCGCTGACGCCGGGCTTTAGTATATCAGGAATCTGGTCATTGCTGCTCGGTGCACTTGTTCTGGCTGCCTTGGACTATGCTGCGCTAAGGCTTCTTGGTGTAAATGCGTCACCATTTAGCAGGGGGATTCTAGGGTTCATTATGGCAGCCGTAATTATATACGTAACTCAGTTTTTCGTGGCAGGATTTAATGTGACCATATGGGGAGCTATTATAGGAGCCCTTGTTTATGGTATAGTAGACGCTATTATCCCCGGCAAATCAATGTAA
- the tnpB gene encoding IS66 family insertion sequence element accessory protein TnpB (TnpB, as the term is used for proteins encoded by IS66 family insertion elements, is considered an accessory protein, since TnpC, encoded by a neighboring gene, is a DDE family transposase.) codes for MLGDITRAEDIYIVCGYSDMRKSIDGLAAIIKETFGMDPFSPSLFLFCGRRRDRLKALFWEGDGFVLLYKRLENGNFKWPRTPEQARRLTQQEFRWLMEGLTIDQPKAIRKARTGEIY; via the coding sequence ATGTTAGGCGATATTACAAGGGCAGAAGATATCTACATTGTCTGCGGGTACTCAGACATGAGAAAGTCAATTGATGGATTAGCGGCTATTATCAAAGAGACATTTGGCATGGATCCCTTTTCTCCGAGCCTGTTCCTCTTCTGTGGGAGACGTCGTGATCGTCTCAAAGCTCTCTTCTGGGAAGGAGACGGTTTTGTACTGCTATATAAGCGTCTTGAGAATGGGAACTTTAAATGGCCCCGTACACCGGAGCAAGCAAGACGGCTTACCCAGCAGGAATTCCGGTGGCTGATGGAGGGTCTGACGATAGATCAACCCAAAGCAATACGAAAAGCAAGAACAGGCGAAATCTACTGA
- a CDS encoding RNA-directed DNA polymerase encodes MLVFPIDKSGWTKEELDIVKIGNEKTCKGIPTGLFVAGFLANLALLDIDNRINNLLNNDRRIAHFRFVDDHVFIADSYDKLKAWIKQFEDLLNESRIGVDINYDKIEPEQLRNFVIVLCSGVKSAA; translated from the coding sequence TTGTTAGTATTCCCAATTGATAAATCAGGTTGGACTAAAGAAGAACTGGATATTGTAAAAATTGGTAATGAAAAAACCTGTAAAGGAATTCCAACAGGTCTTTTCGTCGCAGGATTTCTCGCTAATTTAGCACTTTTAGATATAGATAATAGAATAAATAATTTACTCAATAATGATAGAAGAATTGCTCATTTTAGGTTTGTAGATGATCATGTGTTTATAGCTGATAGTTATGATAAGCTAAAAGCCTGGATCAAACAATTTGAAGATTTACTAAATGAAAGTAGAATAGGTGTTGATATTAATTACGATAAAATTGAGCCTGAGCAATTAAGAAATTTTGTTATAGTCTTATGTAGTGGTGTAAAATCGGCAGCGTAA
- the rlmB gene encoding 23S rRNA (guanosine(2251)-2'-O)-methyltransferase RlmB, which yields MLANKKKGNRRADGSRFDGKKSDDKRYDSEKAQYKSKHKDSDDFRDGTGRYEPSPEEAAERIEGRNPVIEAIRADRAINKIFVSKGEKEGSIKYIIALAREKGIVVQEVDRSKLDTLSITRAHQGVIAFAAAKEYVDVDYILEAAASAGEAPFIIILDEITDPNNFGSILRTADAAGAHGVIIPKRRAIGLTATVSKASAGAAEYVPVARVTNLGQTIDYLKKNGVWIVGTDLTGEKPFYDSDLKGPIALVIGSEGEGMGRLVKEKCDFIVNIPMKGHVSSLNAGVAAAIVMYEILKQRNK from the coding sequence ATGTTGGCTAATAAAAAGAAGGGTAATAGAAGAGCAGATGGCAGCAGATTTGATGGTAAAAAATCTGATGATAAAAGATATGACAGCGAAAAGGCTCAATATAAATCAAAACATAAAGACTCGGATGATTTCAGGGATGGTACCGGCCGCTATGAGCCTTCCCCTGAGGAAGCTGCCGAAAGAATAGAGGGCAGAAATCCTGTGATAGAGGCTATCAGAGCGGATAGGGCAATCAATAAAATTTTCGTATCCAAAGGCGAAAAGGAAGGATCAATAAAATATATCATAGCGCTGGCAAGGGAAAAGGGTATAGTGGTGCAGGAGGTGGACAGATCCAAACTGGACACCCTGTCCATAACCAGAGCTCATCAGGGAGTCATTGCTTTTGCAGCGGCCAAGGAATACGTGGATGTGGATTATATACTGGAAGCTGCTGCTTCCGCCGGAGAAGCACCGTTTATAATAATTCTGGATGAAATCACCGATCCCAACAATTTTGGTTCAATATTGAGAACGGCAGATGCGGCAGGTGCTCATGGGGTAATCATACCCAAGAGGAGGGCTATTGGCCTTACGGCTACGGTATCAAAAGCGTCAGCCGGAGCGGCTGAATATGTTCCTGTAGCTAGGGTTACAAATCTTGGACAGACGATAGATTACCTCAAGAAAAACGGTGTCTGGATCGTAGGGACGGACTTGACCGGTGAGAAGCCTTTCTACGACAGCGATTTGAAAGGACCGATCGCCCTTGTGATAGGCAGCGAAGGAGAAGGCATGGGAAGGCTCGTCAAGGAAAAGTGCGATTTTATCGTAAATATCCCTATGAAAGGCCATGTGTCCTCACTAAATGCTGGTGTTGCGGCAGCAATTGTCATGTATGAGATATTAAAACAGCGTAACAAATAA
- the tnpA gene encoding IS66 family insertion sequence element accessory protein TnpA: MDKITNAKTEFRLKQWSKIIQACQTSGMTVVSWCSQNNVKIKSYYYWLRRIRTLACETGSLVPQKPEQEIVPVPFHQTKVSAAVTIHLPSFCVDIHDGTSRETIEAVLSALKSIC, encoded by the coding sequence ATGGATAAAATCACAAATGCCAAAACTGAATTCCGACTCAAGCAGTGGAGCAAGATTATCCAAGCCTGCCAAACCAGTGGAATGACAGTTGTCAGTTGGTGCAGCCAGAACAATGTAAAAATTAAATCGTACTACTACTGGCTGCGAAGAATCCGCACCTTGGCGTGTGAGACCGGATCACTTGTACCTCAGAAACCGGAACAAGAAATTGTCCCAGTACCATTTCACCAGACAAAGGTATCTGCAGCAGTCACAATCCACTTGCCTTCTTTTTGTGTTGATATACATGACGGAACTTCCAGAGAAACCATCGAGGCAGTTCTGTCGGCATTGAAAAGCATATGTTAG
- a CDS encoding Mini-ribonuclease 3 has translation MFKEVIKEFNKEITDKKDPSQINPLVLAYIGDAVYELYIRALLVSRSNAHVHKLHVDSIKFVKAKAQSDILHRIMGNLTEEEQDIVRRGRNAKSGTIPKNADVTEYKYATGFESLIGYLYLTHAYDRLVEVLKMAVSEDAAQS, from the coding sequence GTGTTTAAAGAGGTTATAAAGGAATTTAACAAAGAAATTACGGACAAAAAGGATCCGTCCCAGATAAATCCGCTGGTGCTGGCCTATATCGGTGACGCAGTTTATGAGCTGTATATAAGGGCACTCCTGGTGTCCAGGAGCAATGCCCATGTCCATAAACTGCATGTAGATTCAATAAAGTTTGTAAAGGCTAAAGCCCAATCGGACATATTGCACAGGATAATGGGGAATCTTACGGAGGAAGAGCAGGATATTGTGAGGAGAGGCAGAAATGCCAAATCCGGTACTATTCCTAAAAATGCCGATGTGACAGAGTATAAGTATGCAACGGGTTTTGAGTCTCTCATAGGCTATCTGTACCTCACCCATGCCTATGACCGTTTGGTGGAGGTTTTAAAAATGGCTGTTTCTGAAGATGCAGCCCAGAGCTAA
- a CDS encoding DUF3343 domain-containing protein, with the protein MYCVAVLDSGNFVLSLCRALEKKGYVFEVISTPCQIAKGGCGYCLRFPEKYKDLVINEGFANLTPVREIYRVVNEVTKNRYVRIY; encoded by the coding sequence ATGTATTGTGTTGCGGTTCTTGATTCGGGGAATTTCGTACTTAGCCTTTGCAGAGCATTGGAAAAAAAAGGTTATGTTTTTGAAGTTATATCCACACCATGCCAGATCGCTAAAGGAGGATGCGGTTACTGTTTGAGGTTCCCGGAGAAATATAAAGACCTGGTGATAAATGAGGGATTTGCAAATCTGACTCCGGTGAGAGAAATATATAGAGTAGTCAATGAAGTGACCAAAAACAGATATGTGAGGATATACTAG
- a CDS encoding DNA-3-methyladenine glycosylase family protein, with protein sequence MDYKGCKVKEEKDRVIVENVQDFDPVHIFECGQCFRWVRQPDNSFTGVVRGKVANISYQNGTLVIKNSSLKDFQDIWFEYLDLGRDYGEIKALLDKDEHMKKAMEYGYGIRILKQDLWEVLISFIISANNRIPMIMKTVAAMSKLYGDEIQYDGMAYYSFPGADKLFEAGIEELEACRGGFRCKYILNTARMVKNGEVRLEELEGMDTGKAREELMKFPGVGPKVADCVLLYSGTKQDVFPTDVWVKRVMEELYFKREASFKEIQDFASSYFGDLAGFAQQYLFYYARENRIGTK encoded by the coding sequence TTGGATTACAAAGGCTGTAAAGTGAAGGAAGAAAAGGACAGAGTTATTGTGGAGAACGTGCAGGATTTTGACCCGGTGCATATTTTTGAATGCGGGCAGTGTTTCCGCTGGGTCCGGCAGCCTGATAACAGCTTCACGGGTGTAGTCCGGGGCAAGGTGGCCAATATTAGTTATCAGAATGGGACGCTGGTTATAAAAAATTCCAGCTTAAAGGATTTTCAGGATATATGGTTCGAGTACCTCGATCTGGGAAGGGATTACGGCGAGATAAAAGCGCTTCTCGATAAGGACGAGCACATGAAAAAGGCCATGGAGTACGGCTATGGAATAAGGATACTGAAACAGGATCTATGGGAAGTTCTCATATCTTTCATCATATCAGCCAACAACAGAATACCGATGATAATGAAAACTGTGGCGGCCATGTCAAAATTGTACGGGGATGAGATTCAGTATGACGGTATGGCATATTACAGTTTCCCCGGTGCGGACAAGCTTTTCGAAGCCGGCATAGAAGAACTGGAGGCATGCAGAGGAGGATTCAGGTGCAAATACATACTAAACACAGCCCGGATGGTGAAAAACGGTGAAGTACGGCTGGAGGAGCTGGAAGGCATGGATACCGGCAAGGCCAGGGAAGAGCTGATGAAATTTCCGGGTGTAGGTCCCAAGGTAGCTGACTGCGTGCTTCTTTACAGCGGCACAAAACAGGATGTATTTCCGACGGATGTCTGGGTCAAAAGAGTGATGGAAGAGCTGTACTTCAAGCGTGAAGCGAGTTTCAAGGAAATCCAGGATTTTGCATCATCATATTTCGGAGACCTGGCAGGCTTTGCCCAGCAGTACCTTTTTTATTACGCCCGGGAGAACAGGATAGGCACAAAATAA